In the genome of Pseudomonas sp. P5_109, one region contains:
- a CDS encoding ferredoxin family protein, with translation MAYQPQEIFFRSNAPVTVDEDLCIAHKGCTVCVDVCPMDLLAINPATQKAYMAFDECWYCMPCEKDCPTGAVKVEIPYLLR, from the coding sequence ATGGCTTACCAACCCCAGGAAATCTTCTTCCGCTCCAACGCACCGGTCACGGTCGATGAGGACCTTTGCATCGCCCACAAAGGCTGCACCGTGTGTGTCGACGTGTGCCCGATGGACCTGCTGGCAATCAACCCGGCCACGCAAAAGGCCTACATGGCCTTCGATGAATGCTGGTACTGCATGCCCTGCGAAAAGGACTGCCCGACCGGGGCGGTGAAAGTCGAGATCCCGTACCTGCTGCGCTGA
- a CDS encoding fumarate reductase/succinate dehydrogenase flavoprotein subunit yields the protein MTRSTLEQEYDIVVIGGGTAGPMAAIKAKERNRDLRVLLIDKANVKRSGAISMGMDGLNNAIIPGHSTPEQYTKEITIANDGIVNQAAVYAYATHSFETIEQLDRWGVKFEKDETGDYAVKKVHHMGAYVLPMPEGHDIKKVLYRQLKRARVSITNRLVCTRLLTDEEGAVNGVMGFDCRTADFHVIKAKAVILACGAAGRLGLPSSGYLMGTYENPTNAGDGYSMAYHAGAELANLECFQINPLIKDYNGPACAYVTGPLGGYTANNKGERFIECDYWSGQMMWEFHQELESGNGPVFLKLDHLAEETIQNIEEILHSNERPSRGQFHANRGTDYRTQMVEMHISEIGFCSGHSASGVWVNEKAETSVKGLYSAGDMAAVPHNYMLGAFTYGWFAGNNAADFVAGREFSALDTAQIETEKQRVYAPLDREHGLPPAQVEYKLRRFVNDYLQPPKVTKKMQIGLQRFSDIQRDLDQIKAHNAHELMRAMEVSMIRDCAEMAARASLFRAESRWGLYHHRVDHPQRNDRDWFCHCHLKKDENGLMSSFKKAVEPYIIPLDADEMQAYDRLRVGADAA from the coding sequence ATGACGCGCAGCACGTTGGAGCAGGAATACGACATCGTCGTGATCGGTGGCGGCACCGCCGGCCCCATGGCGGCGATCAAGGCCAAGGAGCGCAACCGCGACCTGCGGGTGCTGTTGATCGACAAGGCCAACGTCAAGCGCAGCGGCGCGATCAGCATGGGCATGGACGGCCTGAACAACGCGATCATTCCCGGCCACTCGACGCCGGAGCAGTACACCAAGGAAATCACCATCGCCAACGACGGCATCGTCAACCAGGCCGCGGTGTACGCCTATGCCACCCACAGTTTCGAAACTATCGAGCAACTGGACCGCTGGGGCGTGAAATTCGAGAAGGACGAAACCGGCGACTACGCGGTGAAAAAGGTCCACCACATGGGCGCCTACGTGTTGCCGATGCCGGAAGGGCACGACATCAAGAAGGTCCTCTATCGCCAGTTGAAAAGGGCGCGGGTGAGCATCACCAATCGCCTGGTCTGCACCCGTTTGCTCACGGATGAAGAGGGCGCGGTCAACGGCGTGATGGGCTTCGATTGCCGAACCGCTGACTTCCATGTGATCAAGGCCAAGGCGGTGATCCTCGCCTGCGGCGCCGCCGGACGCCTCGGCTTGCCGTCCTCGGGCTACCTGATGGGCACTTACGAAAACCCGACCAATGCCGGCGACGGCTACTCGATGGCCTACCACGCCGGGGCCGAACTGGCGAACCTGGAGTGCTTCCAGATCAACCCGCTGATCAAGGATTACAACGGCCCGGCGTGTGCCTATGTCACCGGTCCCTTGGGTGGCTACACCGCCAACAACAAGGGTGAACGCTTCATCGAGTGCGACTACTGGAGCGGGCAGATGATGTGGGAATTCCATCAGGAGCTGGAAAGCGGCAATGGTCCGGTGTTCCTCAAGCTCGATCACCTGGCCGAGGAAACCATCCAGAACATCGAAGAGATCCTGCACAGCAACGAGCGTCCGAGCCGTGGCCAGTTCCACGCCAATCGCGGCACCGACTACCGCACGCAGATGGTCGAGATGCACATCTCCGAGATCGGCTTTTGCAGCGGGCATTCGGCGTCGGGGGTGTGGGTCAACGAAAAGGCCGAGACCTCGGTCAAGGGCCTGTACTCGGCGGGCGACATGGCCGCGGTGCCGCACAACTACATGCTCGGCGCGTTCACCTACGGCTGGTTCGCCGGTAACAACGCGGCGGATTTTGTCGCCGGGCGCGAGTTTTCCGCCCTGGATACGGCACAGATCGAAACCGAAAAACAACGGGTCTACGCGCCGCTGGACCGCGAACATGGCCTGCCACCGGCCCAGGTCGAGTACAAGCTGCGGCGCTTCGTCAACGACTACCTGCAACCGCCGAAAGTGACGAAGAAGATGCAGATCGGCCTGCAACGCTTCAGCGACATCCAGCGCGACCTCGACCAGATCAAGGCCCACAACGCCCACGAACTGATGCGCGCCATGGAAGTCAGCATGATCCGCGACTGCGCCGAAATGGCTGCCCGCGCTTCATTGTTCCGCGCCGAAAGCCGCTGGGGGCTGTACCACCATCGCGTCGATCACCCGCAGCGCAACGACCGCGACTGGTTCTGCCATTGCCACCTGAAGAAGGACGAAAACGGGTTGATGAGCAGTTTCAAGAAAGCCGTCGAGCCTTACATCATCCCGCTGGATGCCGACGAGATGCAGGCCTACGACCGGTTGCGGGTCGGTGCCGATGCGGCTTGA
- a CDS encoding GntR family transcriptional regulator — translation MTDNVLSLSSVPLHTQLRDVLRARILDGEYPQDSQMPSESELGALFKVSRITVRQALGDLQKEGLIFKIHGKGTFVAKPKTFQNVSTLQGLAESMTGRGYEVINRLRSFKFIAADKHVAERLQVAEGEIVAQVKRVRLINREPISLEITYLPKAIGERLEKADLITRDIFQILENDCGLALGHADLAIDAVLADSDLTQALNVEPGSPIMRIERLTHDVDGRPLDFEHLYYRGDAFQYRLRIDRQKGGQA, via the coding sequence ATGACCGATAACGTTCTATCCCTGAGCAGCGTCCCGTTGCACACCCAGCTGCGAGACGTGCTGCGCGCCCGTATCCTTGACGGCGAATACCCGCAAGACAGCCAGATGCCTTCCGAAAGCGAGCTTGGCGCGTTGTTCAAAGTCAGCCGCATCACCGTGCGCCAGGCCTTGGGTGATCTGCAAAAGGAAGGGCTGATCTTCAAGATCCACGGCAAAGGCACCTTCGTCGCCAAACCGAAAACCTTCCAGAACGTCAGCACCCTGCAAGGCCTGGCCGAGTCCATGACCGGCCGCGGCTACGAGGTGATCAACCGTCTGCGCAGCTTCAAATTCATTGCCGCCGACAAGCACGTCGCCGAGCGTTTGCAGGTGGCCGAAGGCGAGATCGTGGCGCAGGTCAAACGGGTGCGTCTGATCAACCGCGAGCCGATTTCCCTGGAAATCACTTACCTGCCCAAGGCCATTGGCGAGCGCCTGGAAAAAGCCGACCTGATCACCCGCGACATTTTCCAGATCCTGGAAAACGACTGTGGCCTGGCCCTGGGGCACGCCGACCTGGCCATCGATGCGGTACTGGCCGACAGCGACCTGACCCAGGCGCTGAATGTCGAACCTGGCTCGCCGATCATGCGCATCGAGCGCCTGACCCACGATGTCGACGGTCGGCCGCTGGACTTCGAACACCTTTACTACCGTGGCGATGCCTTCCAGTACCGCCTGCGGATCGACCGGCAAAAAGGGGGTCAGGCATGA
- a CDS encoding Gfo/Idh/MocA family protein: MNRVRWGMIGCGSVAERKSGPAFYKAPGSALVAVMGRRLEAVTDYAARHGIARVYTDAQALINDPEVDAVYIATPPDSHHAYALQVAAAGKHCCVEKPMALNAGQSREMQQVFADAGLHLFVSYYRRSLPRFRQVRQWLEEGRIGEVRHLSWTLTKTPSAADQNGSENWRTDPAIAGGGYFADLASHGLDLFQYLLGDIVEVAGLTARQAGLYAAEDAVSATWRFASGALGMGCWNFVADRREDRVEVIGSQGRITFSVFDEHPIELHADEHLSLAIEHHAHIQWHHVLGMNAHIRGEAQHPAVAGEALKTDWVMDQILKRH; the protein is encoded by the coding sequence ATGAATCGGGTGCGCTGGGGCATGATCGGTTGTGGCAGTGTCGCTGAACGCAAAAGCGGCCCGGCCTTCTACAAGGCACCCGGATCGGCGTTGGTGGCGGTGATGGGCCGGCGCCTGGAAGCCGTCACCGACTACGCCGCGCGCCACGGTATCGCCCGGGTCTACACCGATGCGCAAGCCTTGATCAACGATCCCGAGGTCGACGCGGTGTACATCGCCACGCCGCCCGACAGCCATCACGCATACGCCCTGCAGGTGGCCGCCGCCGGCAAGCATTGCTGCGTCGAAAAGCCGATGGCGCTGAACGCCGGGCAAAGCCGCGAGATGCAGCAGGTGTTTGCCGATGCCGGGCTGCACTTGTTCGTGTCCTATTACCGGCGTTCGTTGCCACGCTTCCGGCAAGTGCGGCAATGGCTGGAGGAGGGGCGGATCGGCGAGGTCCGGCACCTCAGCTGGACCCTCACCAAAACCCCGTCGGCGGCAGATCAGAACGGCAGCGAAAACTGGCGCACCGATCCGGCGATTGCCGGCGGTGGCTACTTCGCCGATCTGGCCAGCCATGGCCTGGACCTGTTTCAGTACCTGCTCGGCGATATCGTCGAAGTCGCCGGGCTCACCGCACGGCAAGCCGGTTTGTATGCCGCCGAAGATGCCGTCAGCGCCACCTGGCGGTTTGCCAGCGGAGCACTGGGCATGGGTTGCTGGAACTTTGTCGCCGATCGCCGCGAAGACCGGGTCGAAGTGATCGGCAGCCAAGGCCGGATCACTTTTTCCGTATTCGATGAGCACCCGATTGAGCTGCACGCCGATGAGCACCTGAGCCTGGCCATCGAGCATCACGCCCACATTCAGTGGCACCACGTATTGGGCATGAACGCGCATATTCGTGGCGAGGCGCAGCATCCGGCCGTGGCCGGCGAAGCGCTGAAAACCGATTGGGTGATGGACCAGATCCTCAAGCGCCACTGA
- a CDS encoding Dyp-type peroxidase: protein MSHYQPGILATPVPPQARHMFFALESVEALPAALDNLMQLVDGKSAVVGFGESLVKALDGQIEGLRAFPALTGVGVDNPSTQHALWCWLHGEDRGELLNRSNAIAAALAPALRLVQMNETFRHMTGHDLTGYEDGTENPHDAAAVAAALVAEGVDGTIGGSFAAIQQWQHDLKGFHAMPSHEKDNIMGRRLSDNEEIDDAPVSAHVKRTAQESFAPEAFVVRRSMPWIEGERAGLMFLAFGFSLDAFEAQLRRMSGLEDGITDGLYRISRPITGGYYWCPPLKDGRLDLRALRIG, encoded by the coding sequence ATGAGTCATTACCAGCCGGGCATTCTCGCCACCCCCGTTCCGCCTCAAGCCCGCCATATGTTCTTCGCCCTCGAATCGGTCGAGGCATTGCCGGCCGCGCTCGACAACTTGATGCAGCTGGTGGACGGGAAATCGGCTGTCGTCGGCTTTGGTGAATCGCTGGTCAAGGCGCTGGATGGGCAGATCGAAGGCCTGCGAGCGTTCCCGGCATTGACCGGTGTCGGGGTCGATAACCCGTCGACCCAACACGCACTGTGGTGCTGGCTGCACGGTGAAGACCGTGGTGAGTTGCTCAACCGCAGCAACGCCATTGCGGCGGCATTGGCCCCGGCCCTGCGCCTGGTGCAGATGAATGAAACCTTCCGCCATATGACCGGCCATGACCTGACCGGTTACGAAGACGGCACCGAGAACCCCCACGACGCAGCCGCTGTTGCCGCCGCCCTGGTGGCTGAGGGCGTCGACGGCACGATCGGCGGCAGCTTCGCCGCGATCCAGCAGTGGCAGCATGACCTCAAGGGCTTCCATGCGATGCCGTCCCATGAAAAGGACAACATCATGGGCCGCCGCTTGAGCGATAACGAAGAGATCGACGACGCGCCGGTCTCCGCTCACGTCAAACGTACCGCCCAGGAAAGCTTCGCGCCTGAAGCCTTCGTGGTGCGCCGCTCGATGCCGTGGATCGAAGGCGAGCGAGCCGGCCTGATGTTCCTGGCCTTTGGTTTTTCCCTTGATGCCTTCGAAGCCCAACTGCGCCGCATGAGCGGTCTGGAAGACGGCATCACCGACGGTTTGTACCGCATCAGCCGTCCAATCACCGGTGGCTACTACTGGTGCCCGCCGCTCAAGGACGGTCGACTGGACCTGCGCGCATTGCGCATCGGTTGA
- a CDS encoding AraC family transcriptional regulator encodes MQMKVTDPTFELALVSPFLLQTLAEVAEQKGIHPESLCRGLGFTFEDLQDPAQRISYRQAVAMIQRALKALPNQGLGLWVGAQNVLGTLGLLGHVLSLCKTLRDAFELGIRHQHTSGGIVVSSVEEAGDRVFVDVECRLPFADVQLFAVEEFFASLLVYGRALAGADFKPMAVEFMHAAPDYLNEYSRLLGPDVRFGCLQNRMVIAAHWLDVQLPNHHSLALRQAVKLLELEAAQVHQKMDLIQAVERAIARDLTEGSHIEKIACDLNMSSRTLRRRLTEHALTFETLLEQVRQARTMSLLANPDMSIERITEEVGYSDVRSFRRAFKRWTGMSPSAYRNESPSVV; translated from the coding sequence ATGCAAATGAAAGTGACTGATCCCACCTTTGAACTGGCGCTGGTGTCGCCGTTTCTCCTGCAAACCCTGGCCGAAGTCGCCGAGCAAAAAGGCATCCACCCCGAGAGCCTGTGCCGAGGGCTGGGTTTTACCTTCGAGGACCTGCAGGACCCGGCGCAGCGTATTTCCTATCGCCAGGCCGTGGCGATGATTCAGCGTGCGCTCAAGGCCTTGCCCAATCAGGGCCTTGGCTTGTGGGTCGGCGCGCAGAATGTGCTTGGGACGCTGGGGTTGCTCGGGCATGTGTTGTCGCTGTGCAAGACCCTGCGCGATGCTTTCGAACTGGGTATTCGCCATCAGCACACCTCGGGCGGCATTGTCGTGTCGAGTGTGGAGGAGGCGGGTGACCGGGTGTTTGTCGACGTTGAATGCCGCTTGCCGTTCGCCGACGTGCAGTTGTTCGCGGTCGAGGAGTTTTTCGCCAGCCTGCTGGTGTACGGCCGGGCGCTGGCCGGGGCGGATTTCAAACCGATGGCCGTGGAGTTCATGCATGCCGCGCCGGACTATCTCAACGAATATTCACGACTGCTGGGGCCGGACGTGCGTTTCGGTTGCCTGCAAAACCGCATGGTGATCGCTGCGCACTGGCTGGACGTTCAGTTGCCCAACCACCATTCCCTGGCCCTGCGTCAGGCGGTGAAACTGCTCGAACTGGAAGCCGCGCAAGTGCACCAGAAAATGGATCTGATCCAGGCGGTGGAACGGGCGATTGCCCGGGACCTGACCGAGGGCAGCCACATCGAGAAAATCGCCTGCGACCTGAACATGAGCAGCCGCACCTTGCGCCGCCGCCTCACCGAACACGCGCTGACGTTTGAAACGCTGCTGGAACAAGTGCGCCAGGCCCGCACCATGAGCCTGCTGGCCAACCCGGACATGTCCATCGAGCGCATCACCGAGGAAGTCGGCTACAGCGACGTACGCAGCTTTCGCCGGGCGTTCAAGCGCTGGACCGGCATGAGCCCGAGTGCGTATCGCAACGAAAGCCCCAGCGTGGTTTGA
- a CDS encoding transporter has protein sequence MTPTRTTLPLLVFSLAGVCALQPALATEAGVDNIGPGTDGFFMLPLSPDSLPDNMVAFNLYYNHYKATKLNISSLGGKVPNVEIESTAVIPRLDYLSPVRVFGGRLAGYIAQPWLKQEVSVFGLPQDTREGMGDTTVAPIILWDMGPNLTLGAAIEVTVPTGEYSVDRLANTSNNFYTYKPLFSFTWLPTDRTEVSMKTTYSFNEKNKDTDYKSGQIFHFDYSASFKITDDLMLGLNGYYLKQTTDDKQFGHTVQFNGEDVNDGVRGQVFAIGPALHWTFLKYASAEIRWAKEFDVENRPEGEMLWAKVSIPYAF, from the coding sequence ATGACCCCGACCCGCACGACACTTCCCCTACTGGTCTTCAGCCTGGCCGGCGTCTGCGCCCTGCAACCGGCACTGGCCACCGAGGCTGGCGTGGACAACATCGGCCCCGGCACCGACGGCTTTTTCATGTTGCCGCTGTCGCCCGACAGCCTTCCGGACAACATGGTTGCCTTCAACCTCTACTACAACCACTACAAGGCCACGAAGCTGAACATCAGCTCGCTCGGCGGCAAGGTGCCGAACGTCGAGATCGAATCCACGGCGGTCATTCCGCGCCTGGATTACCTCAGCCCGGTGCGCGTGTTTGGCGGCCGGCTGGCGGGCTACATCGCGCAGCCCTGGCTCAAGCAGGAAGTCTCGGTGTTCGGCCTGCCGCAGGACACCCGCGAAGGCATGGGCGACACCACAGTTGCGCCGATCATTCTCTGGGACATGGGCCCGAACCTGACCCTCGGCGCCGCCATTGAAGTCACGGTGCCGACCGGCGAATACAGCGTCGATCGCCTGGCCAATACCAGCAACAACTTCTACACCTACAAACCGCTGTTTTCCTTCACCTGGCTGCCGACGGACAGGACCGAGGTGTCGATGAAGACCACCTACAGCTTCAACGAAAAAAACAAGGACACCGACTACAAGTCAGGGCAGATTTTCCACTTCGATTATTCCGCCAGTTTCAAGATCACCGACGACCTGATGCTCGGGTTGAACGGCTACTACCTCAAGCAAACCACCGACGACAAACAGTTCGGCCACACCGTGCAGTTCAATGGCGAGGACGTCAACGACGGGGTGCGCGGCCAGGTGTTTGCGATTGGTCCGGCGCTGCATTGGACCTTTCTCAAATACGCCAGCGCGGAGATTCGCTGGGCCAAGGAGTTCGACGTGGAAAACCGGCCTGAAGGGGAAATGCTTTGGGCGAAGGTGAGTATTCCCTATGCGTTTTGA
- a CDS encoding DSD1 family PLP-dependent enzyme, with translation MRPGDRGEPYSDYFRMLNRELKDHGPMRPVMLIDLDRLDHNIDVVMQSVKRGGKHLRLVEKSLPAPGLLSYIAQRAGTQRLMSFHQPFLNHDAVQFPGADILLGKPLPVRSAELFYQLHKGPFDPSRQLQWLLDTPERLQQYLALAQGLGTRVRVNIELDVGLHRGGVSDLGALGQMLALISQHPQHLEFAGFMGYDPFVGMGVPGILGSHEELFAKVMLIYNRCVDFTRQQYPALWREGLTLNTAGSPSYGMHEHEQLSSEVSVGTAMLKPTHYDLPSLVEHVPAAYIATPVLKSIGAVNIPALDDKSRLFSWWDTNQRETFFIYGGNWMAELESPAGLQSNGVYGRSSNQEMVNGSAAVGLAVEDQVFLRPTQTESVLLQFGDLLAVRGGKIVDSWPVYS, from the coding sequence CTGCGGCCGGGTGACCGGGGTGAACCGTACAGCGATTACTTCCGTATGCTGAACCGCGAACTCAAGGACCACGGCCCGATGCGTCCGGTGATGCTGATCGACCTTGATCGGCTCGATCACAACATCGATGTGGTGATGCAATCGGTCAAGCGCGGTGGCAAACACCTGCGGCTGGTGGAAAAATCGCTGCCGGCGCCGGGGCTCTTGAGCTACATCGCCCAGCGTGCCGGCACACAACGCCTGATGTCGTTTCACCAACCGTTTCTCAATCATGACGCCGTGCAGTTTCCCGGCGCCGATATTCTGTTGGGCAAGCCGCTGCCGGTGCGTTCGGCCGAGTTGTTTTATCAGCTGCACAAGGGGCCTTTCGACCCTTCCAGGCAATTGCAATGGTTGCTCGACACACCGGAGCGCCTGCAGCAATACCTCGCCCTGGCCCAGGGGCTGGGCACGCGAGTGCGGGTGAACATCGAACTGGATGTCGGCCTGCATCGCGGTGGCGTCAGCGACCTTGGCGCACTCGGGCAGATGCTCGCGCTGATCAGCCAGCACCCGCAGCATTTGGAGTTCGCCGGGTTCATGGGCTACGACCCGTTCGTGGGCATGGGCGTACCGGGGATTCTGGGCTCGCATGAGGAGCTGTTCGCCAAGGTGATGCTGATCTACAACCGCTGCGTCGATTTCACCCGTCAGCAATACCCCGCTTTATGGCGCGAAGGGTTGACCCTCAATACCGCCGGCAGCCCGAGCTATGGCATGCATGAGCACGAACAGCTCAGCAGCGAAGTGTCGGTGGGGACGGCGATGCTCAAGCCCACTCACTATGATTTGCCGTCGCTGGTGGAGCATGTGCCAGCGGCATATATCGCTACGCCGGTATTGAAAAGCATCGGGGCGGTGAACATTCCGGCGCTGGATGACAAGTCCAGGCTGTTTTCCTGGTGGGACACCAATCAGCGCGAGACCTTTTTTATCTATGGCGGTAACTGGATGGCCGAGCTCGAATCGCCAGCGGGGTTGCAGAGCAATGGGGTGTATGGCCGCAGCTCGAACCAGGAAATGGTCAATGGTTCGGCGGCGGTGGGGCTGGCGGTTGAGGACCAGGTGTTCTTGCGGCCGACCCAGACGGAGTCGGTGTTGTTGCAGTTCGGGGATTTGCTGGCGGTTCGGGGTGGGAAGATTGTGGATAGCTGGCCGGTGTATTCCTGA
- a CDS encoding D-arabinono-1,4-lactone oxidase has product MRAPRLIPWRNWSGGQSCLPAARLAPRNLDELTQVVRQAPGKIRPVGSAHSFSALVPTDGTLLSLSYFTGLLDHDPQALQAEFAAGTPMSRMGTPLKDIGQALQNMADIDYQTLAGAISTSTHGTGKHFQSYSAHVCGLQLVTASGEVLDCDSTRHPQVFNAARVSLGALGVATKIRLQNRPAYRLRERQWIAKTEELLEDLDKNTRENQHWEMLVVTHSDYALSIALNETTDPATPPVPADEEGGNEFVTLIEKIDKYASDFPDLRRTMLNSLRHLASFDDRVGDSFDIYANVRTVRFNEMEYSVPAEYGPACLREILKLIQDKDLSTWFPIEYRYVKADDIPLSMFEGRDSCSISVHQHYQMDHHNFFAAIEPIFWKYNGRPHWGKLHTLNAKNLQPLYSRWQEFIQVRQELDPSGKFLNAHLSSILGVS; this is encoded by the coding sequence ATGCGCGCGCCACGACTGATTCCCTGGCGCAACTGGTCGGGTGGCCAGAGTTGCCTGCCGGCGGCGCGGCTGGCGCCGAGGAACCTCGATGAGTTGACGCAAGTGGTGCGCCAGGCTCCCGGCAAGATTCGTCCGGTGGGCTCGGCGCATTCCTTCAGCGCGCTGGTGCCCACCGACGGCACCCTGCTGTCGCTGAGCTATTTCACCGGATTGCTCGATCACGACCCGCAAGCGCTGCAAGCCGAGTTTGCCGCCGGCACACCGATGTCACGCATGGGCACGCCGCTCAAGGACATCGGCCAGGCCCTGCAAAACATGGCCGACATCGATTACCAGACCCTGGCCGGTGCGATCTCGACCTCGACCCACGGTACCGGCAAGCACTTTCAATCGTATTCGGCGCATGTCTGTGGCTTGCAGTTGGTGACTGCCAGCGGCGAGGTGTTGGACTGCGACAGTACGCGTCATCCGCAGGTGTTCAACGCGGCGCGGGTGTCGCTGGGCGCACTCGGGGTGGCCACGAAAATTCGTCTGCAGAACCGCCCGGCCTATCGGTTAAGGGAGCGCCAGTGGATTGCCAAGACCGAAGAGTTGCTGGAAGACCTGGACAAGAACACCCGGGAAAACCAGCACTGGGAAATGCTCGTGGTGACCCATTCCGACTACGCCTTGTCGATCGCCCTGAACGAAACCACCGACCCGGCCACACCACCGGTGCCGGCGGATGAGGAGGGTGGCAACGAGTTTGTCACGCTGATCGAGAAGATCGACAAATACGCCAGCGACTTCCCGGACCTGCGCCGCACGATGCTCAACAGCCTGCGCCACCTGGCCAGTTTCGATGACCGGGTGGGCGACTCGTTCGACATCTACGCCAACGTGCGCACGGTGCGTTTCAACGAAATGGAGTATTCCGTGCCGGCCGAATACGGCCCGGCGTGTTTGCGCGAGATCCTCAAGCTGATCCAGGACAAAGACCTGAGCACCTGGTTTCCAATCGAATACCGTTACGTCAAGGCCGACGACATTCCCCTGAGCATGTTCGAAGGCCGCGACAGCTGCTCGATCTCGGTCCACCAGCACTACCAGATGGATCATCACAACTTCTTCGCCGCCATCGAGCCGATTTTCTGGAAGTACAACGGCCGGCCGCACTGGGGCAAGTTGCATACCCTTAACGCGAAAAACCTGCAGCCGTTGTACTCGCGCTGGCAGGAATTCATCCAGGTGCGGCAGGAACTCGACCCCAGCGGCAAATTCCTCAATGCGCATTTGTCATCGATTCTGGGGGTGAGCTGA
- a CDS encoding c-type cytochrome gives MRASRLTEKPSLCLALVGCVFAVLLAGCGEEPKTAPSRSEAGAARPADTELAQVYDNSCKLCHANPSAGAPLTGDIKAWEPRVLQGADTLLDHAINGYNGMPPMGMCMQCSQEQFLALIAFMSGQQIQ, from the coding sequence ATGCGGGCAAGCCGATTAACTGAAAAGCCTAGCCTTTGTTTGGCCCTGGTGGGGTGCGTCTTTGCGGTGTTGCTGGCGGGGTGCGGGGAAGAGCCGAAAACCGCGCCGAGCCGTAGCGAAGCGGGCGCCGCGAGGCCCGCCGATACCGAGCTGGCGCAGGTCTACGACAACAGCTGCAAGCTTTGCCATGCCAACCCGTCGGCCGGGGCACCGCTGACCGGCGACATCAAGGCCTGGGAGCCACGGGTATTGCAGGGCGCCGACACGCTGCTCGATCACGCGATCAACGGTTACAACGGCATGCCGCCGATGGGCATGTGCATGCAGTGTTCGCAGGAGCAGTTCCTGGCGCTGATTGCCTTTATGTCCGGCCAGCAAATCCAATAA